From Pan paniscus chromosome 9, NHGRI_mPanPan1-v2.0_pri, whole genome shotgun sequence, the proteins below share one genomic window:
- the LOC112441188 gene encoding protein transport protein Sec61 subunit beta-like codes for MPGPTPSGTNVGSSGHSPSKAVAARAARSTVRQRKNASCGTRSAGRTTSAGTWRMWRFYTEDSPGLKVGPVPVLVMSLLFISSVFMLHIWGKYTRL; via the coding sequence ATGCCTGGTCCGACCCCCAGTGGCACTAATGTGGGATCCTCAGGACACTCTCCCAGCAAAGCCGTGGCCGCCCGGGCGGCAAGATCCACTGTCCGGCAGAGGAAAAATGCCAGCTGTGGGACAAGGAGCGCAGGCCGCACGACCTCGGCAGGCACATGGCGGATGTGGCGATTCTACACAGAAGATTCACCTGGGCTCAAAGTTGGTCCTGTTCCAGTATTGGTTATGAGCCTTCTGTTCATCTCTTCTGTATTTATGTTGCACATTTGGGGCAAGTACACTCGTTTGTAG